TCTAACCCCGCTTTTCTATTCGAGGATTGCTAACTCAGAGTTAACCGGGAACTAAGTTAGAGCCCGATCAACTCGACGATCATTAGATTTGCATCGTGATTCGTGCATACAAGAATTACACATGGATGTGTAATTGCATACTAGCGTGAATTACACATGAAATCAGGTTAATCGGGAATTAAGCTAATTTCCAGTCGACTGGGAATTAGCCGTGCCCCTGTCTATTCATGTGTTTTGAGAATTTTGCCATTCAAAGGGGCCCTGATGATGACTTGTTTCCCTATTTGGATTTGCAGATGTATTTATGTAGATTTCAAGAAAACAAACATGTACATCATCCAACTTGCTTTCCTGGAGGGTATTTCTCGAGGAGTGCTTCTATGACCTGGATCGTTATTCCCGCCGGGAGAATCAAGTCACTGTTTCCACCATGGGATCGTCGACATGGCCACTTGGCCAGGATCGAGAGAGCCAAGCATCTCCAAGAGATAAGGGCGCGATCACGTCGGCCAACCAGCGCGCGCCAACTGCGCCCGCCCCGTCGCCGTCGCATCCTCCAACTTCCAGCGTAACGACGCCGGCCTAATATTTCCGACGACAAGGACGAGCACGTTTACAGTCTCCTTTTTCTTCCCCGGAGCTTTCACCGCTTGCACGTCCGTGTCGACGGAGACGACAGGGCCTCCGCCGATAAGAGTAGACTGACTGTGCGCGCGGTGGCCCGCCGGGACAGCAACTTCCGCGGCCGGGAGCGTGTCCACGTCGCGCGCTCGCCTCAAATGCCCGCGCACCCCGGCCCTCAGTCCCCTCCACCCCACGACCCTCATCCGGAGCTCAAAGCTGCAGCCGGGCGCCGAGAAAGAAAGCTTGGCTGAGGATCGTCTCTTCACTGTAGCCAATCACGGTGGTGGTGCACCGGTGGGAGTGAGACTGTGAGTGAGCAGTGAGCGCGTgccatggaggtggaggagaagtcGGCGGTGGGCGGGGCGTACTGGGGCGTGGGCGCGAGGGCGTGCGACGCGTGCGCCTCCGAGGCGGCCAGGCTCTTCTGCCGCGCCGACGCCGCGTTCCTCTGCGCCGGCTGCGACGCGCGCGCGCACGGGCCCGGGTCCCGCCACGCCCGGGTCTGGCTCTGCGAGGTCTGCGAGCACGCGCCCGCCGCCGTCACCTGCAAGGCGGACGCCGCCGCGCTGTGCACCTCCTGCGACACCGACATCCACGCCGCCAACCCGCTCGCGCGCCGCCACGAGCGCCTCCCCGTCGCGCCCTTCTTCGGCGCGCTCACCGACGCGCCCAAGCACTTGGCGGCGTCCGGAGcccagcagggcggcgcggcggtGTCAGACGACGACGGGAGCAACGACGCCGAGGCGGCGTCGTGGCTCCTCCCCGAGCCCGACCAGAAAGATGGCGCCATCGTCGGTGCTGCCGGCGCCGACGCGTTCTACGCCGACTCCGACCATTACCTCGACCTCGACTTCGCGCGTTCAATGGACGACATCAAGGCCATCAGCCTACAGCTCAACGGCCATCCCGATCCCGAGCCCGACCTAACCGGCGGCCAGAAGGTTTTCTACCCCGACCACTCCATGAACCACAGCGTAAAGATGACACTCTATTCCATCCTCCTCCTAGGGAGCTAGCTGCTAGCAGTTCAGACAGTGTTCTGATGGATATCGTGGTGACGCAACGCAGGTATCGTCGTCGGAGGCGGCGGTGGTTCCGGACGCGGCGGCGGCCGTGCCGGTGGTGTGCAGGGGCCAGGAGCGGGAGGCGCGACTGATGCGGTACAGGGAGAAGCGCAAGAGCCGGCGGTTCGAGAAGACCATCCGGTACGCGTCCCGCAAGGCGTACGCGGAGACGCGCCCCCGCGTCAAGGGCCGCTTCGCCAAGCGCACCGGCGGCGACGCGATGGAGGAGCACGAGGAGATGTACTCCTCGGCCGCGGCCGCCGTCGCCGCGCTCATGGCGCCCggaggccacgaccacgaccactacGGCGTCGACGGCGTCGTGCCGACCTTGGTCTGATCCGAGCTGATCGCCGGCGCGCGGGCGCGTACTTCCCTTGATTGGGCTGTAATtttgatgcatgcatgcatgcaaagCTTCCCTGTAgcattttaaatcaattgtaatgtATGATGATTGCTTGGAAGCGATCCGGACTTCCAATCCAAAGCCTCCTCTTAATTTTGTCTGATCCCTGTAATTTTTCACATGTAAATTATCACTGGGAGATGCTGATCTGCAACTATGATACTGTAGTACTAACCACTTCCTTGACAGCTACTTTACTGCTTCAGTAGTAAGGAGTAATATTCCGATTAACTGGCCcgtcagagcatctccagtcgcgtcttcCAAATCGCGCCGGATTGAACGTTTGAGAGACGTGTTTTGTTTGTGCCGTATTTGGggaacgtcgctccccagccgcgtcccccaaacgtcacccccaaacattaaaaaaccttttatttatttatttgcatttttatttcaataaagagaagtaatattccacaaactaatacataattgggaacgtggtttacacgaagataCAATTtagaacatggttttccacaaactaatacatagtttgaaccatggtggacacaaatataaaattttgcaaaaaaactaaacctaactaggccgtgcatcgaaggtttcctgtgttcgctgctaagaaagaacactcgagggcacacccagtcacccaaactggaaaatccagcgggagatggtgcccttgttggttctatcgatgacgaacatccagaaacctccgtgcacgtattcgctgcgaagaaacaacactcttcatcagtcgtcctcctcctcggtgttgtcaccgtggtagtcccggcggcagcgcgtctcgtcgaagaccttgatgctcatgtccctgtcgccaaagtaggagaacaggaggatgaaaccggcttcgaggctgtggtggcgcgcgaacttctcccagccgatgtggaggtacatcttgtcgcgcgcgtcgtagatcacgtcgacgatccaccggtagtagccgcacgaagcctcccgcagatgcatcgtgcccgggcggtcgtcgccggcgacgtactcggcgaaggagtccggcagcctctggatgccgcgtgggtcgcccttgaggacgaggatgaactcgaacagcacgcccggctccacgtccatctccgacgatgaagacgacggcgtggcaGGCGACAGCGAGCGTGCAGCTCTGTcgtggccacgaccacgaccatgaCCGCGAGCTCAGCCTCCATCTCTCCCAGCCATGGCGTCGCCTCTTGTTGAGATTAGGGATGGCAATGGGTACCCATGACCCACGTACCCGCCGGGTAAAAACCCAATAGGAATACGGGTATGGGACAAAATATTACCCATGGGTTTGTAAACGGGGAAATATCATACCCATCGCGTAGAacgggtacgggtatgggattgTACAACCCATACCCGCATACCCATTTACCCATATAAATTGGACAAGTGGGCAGCCGTAATGTTTGAACTACATACTTTTCCCCCAACCACGCCTTCACATTGCTTTTGAACCTCACgctttatgatctgacaatcgatAGTAGGTTAGTAAGGATTATACCACTATTTAAGATCGCTTTACGtcatttcatatttttttgaacaACTTGATACGTTGTAAGCGCGGGTATTTTTTACCCGCGGGTACCCATTTACCCTGCCGGGTGATGGGTATGGGAAAAACTTGTACCCATTCGcgggtatgggtacgggtgaCGGGTAAGATTGAAGGCGATGGGTATGGGTAGGGGATGGCTCTATCCGTACCCATACCCTGCGGGTGCCATCCCTAGTTGAGATGGTGGCGTCTAgagttggggagagaggcgctagggtttgtgtaggtttgtgtgtgagagggacggtgAGAGGCagtcctttttataggccggagggaggcggggaagCGGTGATGCTCATTaatgccggcacgcagagctaggcgtgaCGAGATgcgtcgctgcgcctctgcgggaactgcaccgtcgttgcgcgccaataacttgcgTCGCGAGGTagacgacggttaggttaaaatttattgtcCCGCTGACTCATCGGGCCCGCATTGGTTCGCCTTGCTTTTTGTTGTATCCAGCGTCCCCgatgcgtcccctgtggggcggggatgGACTCGGGGCGCCGAACATCGTATCGAAACGTGTCGGACAGAAAACGGGTTTAGGGGACGCGGCTGAAATGGTTTTTATGTTCGGCACACCCCAAATAACTTTGGAGAACGCTTTTGGGATGCGTCTGGAGATGATCTCACTTTGTTGTGGATGTGACGGGGCAGCGATCTGAGGTGATTGGACCAAGAAGGTGAGATCAAGTGGTCTTTGTTTAATGCTGTATATCTTTCTCCATTCTGCCACTGGATGGATATTGGAGAGGTACTGGGATCTCGAATGAGAAATGCCCGACAGCTGATATGCCTCTTTTCCCAGTGCGTGCTTGCCCTATATCTTTCTCTCTCGGGCATCTCCGATCGGATTCCCCAACTCATATCAGCATTTAACTTTTGGGGAGCTCTATTGGGGCGTCAGACATAACCGATCTCTATTGGGGTTGTGTTCTCCTAGTGGCATTCCAATACATTTTTTGCTAGTATCTTTCTCTTTGCCATTTCTACAAAaaatttcgataaagggaatatattataatattaaaagataccaattacatccagtctctgcaacaacgcaatgccctaatggcagtactgatacacacacacaaaaaaaaaaaaagctaagaaacaaaagtcccgctacaacaTCTTAGGcttagcaacagcaatacaatcACCACCAAGACAGTTCTCCAAAAATgacgcatccaagaaggaaacggTGCACCAGCGTCGTCGTCGTTCGACCAAAgattttaggttttcaccctggagatagtccccgctctcaaaacaatgcctccaacaaggtcattgccagacacaaccagttaaggctagACCTTGGGTTTTTACCCTGAaaagtaggactctgaacttcacctgtgctgcCCCCCACTTCCGTATGACTGTTGCAGAGCCTGGGTcatcaagcaagtccctcaacaacgcggagacttgaacctcccttagctagtcctccacaCCGGCCTTCATGTTATGCCCTTTATCTGACAGCAACGTGGACCAAATGTCTCTTGATGCTAACACAGaccagagcttcgcgccgctccctccagaaccagtcggccggaataaaagcatgggtgcgcacgaccaaataccaccgatccagcaaactccaggcaaaaaaaaGCACGGTTACATTCGCCGCCggcccttccggaactcaacactcctgcCAGATCGAGAAGAGCAAACCTCAGGAAAGTCTTCATCTTCGccgaagagagaccctaggaccgccgTCTTTATTCAGGCCGGGCCCCCACGCCGGCGACCATCCCAGGCTGGCCACAactgccgccggagacaccaagtGCAGATCGCATTGTCCGGAGACATCACACACACCCTAGGCACCGCCACAGCCAAACGCcagccctccaccggcgacatcaGCCGTCGCCAGCTTCCACGCCTCTCCATCTCGCCACCGGAACTCGGTGGTAGATCGAAAGATCCACCACCAGCAACCGcatgccgaccctctccggcaaagaagagggccacctccaccgtcgaacccaaggctgctgctccGGGCGACCTTGTGTCGCGGGGGAAGCCCGAGAACGCCTCCACGCACCGACGAGAGGCGGGGGGAAAGAGGCGCAGATCATGGCATGGTCGCTGCCCGCCACCAGCCCCTCCGGCGTGCTGCGGTGAAGATCCGACGGAAGGTGGGGGGCCACCACGCAAAGGTCTGGCCGCCGCCCATCACCAAGCCCGACCGGCCGCAACGAGCGTCGAGGGATCCCGGTCACCGTCCCAGCGCGACAACGAGGAGAGgccgctgatacgcgtacagcacgcgtccgttgggaaccccaagaggaaggtgtgatgcgtacagcggtaagttttccctcagtatgaaaccaaggtttatcgaaccagtaggagccaagaagcacgttgaaggttgatggcggcgagatgtagtgcggcgcaacaccagggattccggcgccaacgtggaacctgcacaacacaaaccaagtactttgccccaacgaaacagcgaggttgtcaatctcaccggcttgctgtaacaaaggattagatgtatagtgtggatgatgattgtttgcagaaaacagtagaatagtattgcagtagattatatttcagtatagagaattggaccggggtccacagttcactagaggtgtctctctcataagataaacagcatgttgggtgaacaaattacagttgggcaattgacaaataaagagggcatgaccatgcacatacatattatgatgagtatagtgagatttaattgggcattacgacaaagtacatagaccgctatccagcatgcatctatgcctaaaaagttcaccttcaggttatcatccgaaccccctccagtattaagttgctaacaacagacaattgcattaaatattgcgcgtaatgtaatcagtaactacatcctcgaacatagcaccaatgttttatccctagtggcaacagcacatccataatcttagagatttctgtcatttccccagattcacggagacatgaacccactatcgagcataaatactccctcttggagttacaagcatctacttggccagagcatctactagtaacggagagtatgcaagatcataaacaacacatagatataaattgataatcaacataacaagtaatctctattcatcgaatcccaacaaacacaacatatagaattacagatagatgatcttgatcatgttcggcagctcacaagacccgacaattaagcacaatggggagaagacaaccatctagctactgctatggacccatagtccaggggtagactactcacacatcactccggaggcgaccatggcggcgtagagtcctccgggagatgattcccctctccggcagggtgccggaggcgatctctgaatccccgagatgggattggcggcggcggcgtctccggaaggttttccgtatcgtggctctcagatgcgggggtttcgcgacgaaggctatttgtaggcggaagggcaggtcaaggggcgtcacgaggggcccacaccctaggtcggcgcggccagggcttgggccgcgccgccctatggtttggccacctcgtggccccacttcgttgactcttcggtcttctggaagcttcgtggcaaaataggaccctgggcgttgatttcgtccaattccgagaatatttccttactaggatttctgaaaccaaaaacagcagaaaaaagaatcggcacttcggcatcttgttaataggttagttccagaaaatgcacgaatatgacataaagtgtgcataaaacatgtagataacatcaataatgtggcatggaacataagaaattatcgatacgtcggagacgtatcagcatccccaagcttagttctgctcgtcccgagtgtaaacgataaacaaagataatttctggagtgacatgccatcataaccttgatcatactattgtaaagcatatgagctgagatcaaatcattcaaagcaagtatctatattgacataagagatgataatgcaagagttagacaagctagaagttttcatgaactattgctttaaagacatgcaaccgtacaaagttcattaaagatgtattaagtattcagcatagaagttctatccttcattccaagtatcaagtaaattttcacaacataagaaggattcagtcaagtaaacataaacatgaacgtcatgaatcaactgtttcgaagtctactcaaccggtgagcgcaagcatttggtattagcaccaggatgttatggcataaagaacgttaatgggggtttggaaggccaaatggaagaaaggcttgcaaagctgtaaatgaccattagacaagaggaagccttatgatcgaagctatgcaaggagtagtgattgccatgcaacggatgcacatagagctatatgtgtatgaaagctctccaatggaactagtgggggtgcatccaacttggttgctcacgaagacctagagcacttttgaggaggctcatcattggaatatacaacccaagttctatagtgtaaattccccacatagttatactagtaaaacatgaaaactctctcatatgaatgtaggtgctgaacatgagcacaaatgatgactatgaataatgcgggtgctaaaacatgagcacaagtgtggataaaagatagtaatgctgccccccttttttctttattctctttttttcttttttcttttttttctctttttttttctttttttttcatttttttcatttttttctttttgatggcctccacggctcttttcatttttaggggcaacatcctaatatgacaacacactttttggtacaaataactcataatgaatgaaacatgatgtatgaaactgtatgcctctgccagtgtagcaggatgtgcaatgatctagcgtaacatgggtaaaccacacatcagctgtatatgatcatgcaaagcaatatataaataataaatgacaacatggcatgtaatgtaaaaatggatgttgcatgacaatatatctcggaacagctatggaaatgctgtggtaggtaggtatggtggctgttttgaggagatgtatgggcttatgtgtaggagaacaagagaaagttctcccacgggtttggatgtaccggcgaagtatgcacaattctcaatgtgagcaaaaggcaatgcacagtaccgaagaggctagcaaatttggatggtggaagtgccaaaaaccgtagcttaacattagtcaaaaagaactcacaagcttattgcaaacaactagcaggttcatcattaagagcatgattaaaatttactccaaggagggccgttcacggtggcagaagtaccccgctagctccctcgaccttcagcacaacttagttattacgatgaactctcagacatggaaagctatcaagtccaactacgccttcaactatttaaatagagtttgtagtacggcacaagcttaaagacaacaatccactactaattttaactcatttatccagcaagccttaccatctaaatatctcaaaacatttgcaaagaatcaagttatcaaagctcaatgttctacaagtattttattatacactaccacatgcaacatttcccgtttccaaccatacaacaatttaacgaagaagaaactttgccatgaatattatgagtaaagcctaaggacatacttgtccatatgctacagcggagcgtgtctctctcccacaaagtgaatgctaggatccattttattcaaacaaaacaaaaacaaaaacaaaccgacgctccaagaaaagcacatgagatgtgatggaataaaaatatagtttcaggggaggaacctgataatgttgtcgatgaagaaggggatgccttgggcatccccaagcttagacgcttgagtcttcttgatatatgcaggggtgaaccaccggggcatccccaagcttagagctttcactctccttgatcatgttgtatcatctccctctcttgatccttgaaaacttcctccacaccaaacttagaacaacttattagagggttagtgcacaatcaaaatatacatgttcagaggtgacataatcattcttaacacttat
This region of Lolium perenne isolate Kyuss_39 chromosome 2, Kyuss_2.0, whole genome shotgun sequence genomic DNA includes:
- the LOC127335412 gene encoding zinc finger protein CONSTANS-LIKE 5 gives rise to the protein MEVEEKSAVGGAYWGVGARACDACASEAARLFCRADAAFLCAGCDARAHGPGSRHARVWLCEVCEHAPAAVTCKADAAALCTSCDTDIHAANPLARRHERLPVAPFFGALTDAPKHLAASGAQQGGAAVSDDDGSNDAEAASWLLPEPDQKDGAIVGAAGADAFYADSDHYLDLDFARSMDDIKAISLQLNGHPDPEPDLTGGQKVFYPDHSMNHSVSSSEAAVVPDAAAAVPVVCRGQEREARLMRYREKRKSRRFEKTIRYASRKAYAETRPRVKGRFAKRTGGDAMEEHEEMYSSAAAAVAALMAPGGHDHDHYGVDGVVPTLV